The following proteins come from a genomic window of Canis aureus isolate CA01 chromosome 3, VMU_Caureus_v.1.0, whole genome shotgun sequence:
- the TMEM238L gene encoding transmembrane protein 238-like — protein MLLGRRWGRCNPGRCAFLLVLALLLDAVGLVLLLLGILASLDYWDFLVYTGALILAFSLLFWISWYSLNIEEPLEKLDF, from the coding sequence ATGCTCCTGGGGAGGCGGTGGGGAAGATGCAACCCGGGCCGCTGCGCCTTCCTCCTTGTCCTGGCCCTCTTGCTCGACGCCGTGGGCCTGGTGCTTCTGCTGCTGGGCATCCTCGCCTCCCTCGATTACTGGGACTTCTTGGTCTACACGGGGGCCCTGATCCTGGCTTTCAGCCTGCTGTTCTGGATCAGCTGGTATTCCCTCAACATCGAGGAACCTCTGGAGAAACTGGACTTTTAG